From the genome of Gymnogyps californianus isolate 813 chromosome 17, ASM1813914v2, whole genome shotgun sequence, one region includes:
- the RGS19 gene encoding regulator of G-protein signaling 19 yields the protein MSRHETSPTTVQPASNHRPNACCFCWCCCCSCSWNEDRERAWRASRETKLETIPNCEACAKPTPEEVRGWAQSFDKLMKSPAGRNVFREFLRTEYSEENMLFWLACEELKNECNKHTIDEKARMIYEDYISILSPKEVSLDSRVREVINRKMQEPSSHTFDDAQLQIYTLMHRDSYPRFLNSAIYKSLLQSVSRSSSES from the exons ATGTCCCGGCATGAGACTTCTCCGACAACGGTGCAACCCGCCAGCAACCACCGCCCCAAcgcctgctgcttctgctggtgctgctgctgcagttgctCATG GAACGAGGACCGGGAGCGAGCGTGGAGGGCGTCCCGGGAGACCAAACTGGAGACCATCCCAAACTGTGAAGCGTG CGCCAAACCCACGCCGGAGGAGGTGCGGGGCTGGGCACAGTCCTTCGACAAGCTGATGAAGAGCCCGGCGGGTCGCAATGTCTTCCGGGAGTTCTTGCGGACTGAGTACAGCGAGGAGAACATGCTCTTCTGGCTAGCATGCGAGGAGCTCAAAAATGAATGCAACAAGCACACCATCGACGAGAAGGCCAGGATGATCTACGAGGACTACATCTCCATCCTCTCGCCCAAGGAG GTGAGCCTGGACTCGCGGGTGCGGGAGGTCATCAACCGGAAGATGCAGGAGCCGTCCTCGCACACCTTCGACGACGCGCAGCTCCAGATCTACACGCTCATGCACAGAGACTCCTACCCTCGCTTCCTGAACTCTGCCATATACAAATCGCTGCTCCAGAGCGTCTCCCGCTCCTCCTCGGAGTCCTAA
- the TCEA2 gene encoding transcription elongation factor A protein 2 isoform X2, which yields MGGEEEIVRIARRLDKMVAKKSADGAMDLLKELKSMPMTLDLLQSTRIGMSVNALRKQSTDEEVISLAKSLIKSWKKLLDASEEKSEEKKKSLSLPTSSSKETGNSRDQSSNKRQEPPKTPTTPKITTFPPAPVTCDAVRNKCREMLTTALQADDDYIAIGADCEHIAAQIEECIYQDVKNTDMKYKNRVRSRISNLKDSKNPELKKNVLCGAITPEQIAVMTSEEMASNELKEIRKAMTKEAIREHQMAKTGGTQTDLFTCGKCKKKNCTYTQVQTRSSDEPMTTFVVCNECGNRWKFC from the exons atgggcggggaggaggagatcGTGCGTATCGCCAGGCGGCTGGACAAGATGGTGGCCAAAAAGAGCGCG gATGGTGCAATGGATTtactgaaagaactgaaaagtaTGCCTATGACTTTGGACTTACTGCAG TCCACCCGCATTGGGATGTCAGTGAATGcactgagaaagcagagcaCAGATGAAGAAGTGATATCGCTTGCCAAATCCCTCATCAAATCTTGGAAAAAACTTTTAG AtgcttctgaggagaaaagtgaggagaaaaagaaaagcctgtcCTTGCCAACATCTTCCTCGAAGGAGACTGGTAACTCCAGAGACCAAAG CTCCAACAAAAGGCAGGAGCCTCCGAAGACTCCGACCACCCCCAAAATCACCACCTTCCCTCCGGCGCCCGTCACCTGCGATGCTGTCCGCaacaaatgcagagaaatgctgACAACAGCTCTACAGGCTGATG ACGACTATATTGCCATTGGTGCCGACTGTGAGCACATAGCAGCCCAGATTGAAGAAT GCATATACCAAGATGTCAAGAACACCGACATGAAATACAAAAACCGAGTGAGGAGCCGCATCTCGAATCTGAAGGACTCCAAAAATCCTGAGCTGAAAAAGAACGTGCTGTGTGGGGCGATTACCCCCGAGCAGATCGCAGTGATGACCTCAGAG gaaatggcCAGTAATGAGCTGAAAGAGATCAGGAAAGCCATGACGAAAGAGGCAATCCGGGAGCATCAGATGGCCAAGACAGGAGGGACGCAGACTGACCTCTTCACCTGTGggaaatgcaagaagaaaaactgcacCTACACCCAG GTGCAGACCCGCAGCTCCGATGAGCCCATGACCACCTTCGTCGTGTGCAACGAGTGTGGGAATCGCTGGAAG TTCTGCTGA
- the TCEA2 gene encoding transcription elongation factor A protein 2 isoform X3: protein MDLLKELKSMPMTLDLLQSTRIGMSVNALRKQSTDEEVISLAKSLIKSWKKLLDASEEKSEEKKKSLSLPTSSSKETGNSRDQSSNKRQEPPKTPTTPKITTFPPAPVTCDAVRNKCREMLTTALQADDDYIAIGADCEHIAAQIEECIYQDVKNTDMKYKNRVRSRISNLKDSKNPELKKNVLCGAITPEQIAVMTSEEMASNELKEIRKAMTKEAIREHQMAKTGGTQTDLFTCGKCKKKNCTYTQVQTRSSDEPMTTFVVCNECGNRWKFC, encoded by the exons ATGGATTtactgaaagaactgaaaagtaTGCCTATGACTTTGGACTTACTGCAG TCCACCCGCATTGGGATGTCAGTGAATGcactgagaaagcagagcaCAGATGAAGAAGTGATATCGCTTGCCAAATCCCTCATCAAATCTTGGAAAAAACTTTTAG AtgcttctgaggagaaaagtgaggagaaaaagaaaagcctgtcCTTGCCAACATCTTCCTCGAAGGAGACTGGTAACTCCAGAGACCAAAG CTCCAACAAAAGGCAGGAGCCTCCGAAGACTCCGACCACCCCCAAAATCACCACCTTCCCTCCGGCGCCCGTCACCTGCGATGCTGTCCGCaacaaatgcagagaaatgctgACAACAGCTCTACAGGCTGATG ACGACTATATTGCCATTGGTGCCGACTGTGAGCACATAGCAGCCCAGATTGAAGAAT GCATATACCAAGATGTCAAGAACACCGACATGAAATACAAAAACCGAGTGAGGAGCCGCATCTCGAATCTGAAGGACTCCAAAAATCCTGAGCTGAAAAAGAACGTGCTGTGTGGGGCGATTACCCCCGAGCAGATCGCAGTGATGACCTCAGAG gaaatggcCAGTAATGAGCTGAAAGAGATCAGGAAAGCCATGACGAAAGAGGCAATCCGGGAGCATCAGATGGCCAAGACAGGAGGGACGCAGACTGACCTCTTCACCTGTGggaaatgcaagaagaaaaactgcacCTACACCCAG GTGCAGACCCGCAGCTCCGATGAGCCCATGACCACCTTCGTCGTGTGCAACGAGTGTGGGAATCGCTGGAAG TTCTGCTGA
- the TCEA2 gene encoding transcription elongation factor A protein 2 isoform X1 — protein sequence MGGEEEIVRIARRLDKMVAKKSADGAMDLLKELKSMPMTLDLLQSTRIGMSVNALRKQSTDEEVISLAKSLIKSWKKLLDASEEKSEEKKKSLSLPTSSSKETGNSRDQSSNKRQEPPKTPTTPKITTFPPAPVTCDAVRNKCREMLTTALQADDDYIAIGADCEHIAAQIEECIYQDVKNTDMKYKNRVRSRISNLKDSKNPELKKNVLCGAITPEQIAVMTSEEMASNELKEIRKAMTKEAIREHQMAKTGGTQTDLFTCGKCKKKNCTYTQVQTRSSDEPMTTFVVCNECGNRWKVAHQGYYWH from the exons atgggcggggaggaggagatcGTGCGTATCGCCAGGCGGCTGGACAAGATGGTGGCCAAAAAGAGCGCG gATGGTGCAATGGATTtactgaaagaactgaaaagtaTGCCTATGACTTTGGACTTACTGCAG TCCACCCGCATTGGGATGTCAGTGAATGcactgagaaagcagagcaCAGATGAAGAAGTGATATCGCTTGCCAAATCCCTCATCAAATCTTGGAAAAAACTTTTAG AtgcttctgaggagaaaagtgaggagaaaaagaaaagcctgtcCTTGCCAACATCTTCCTCGAAGGAGACTGGTAACTCCAGAGACCAAAG CTCCAACAAAAGGCAGGAGCCTCCGAAGACTCCGACCACCCCCAAAATCACCACCTTCCCTCCGGCGCCCGTCACCTGCGATGCTGTCCGCaacaaatgcagagaaatgctgACAACAGCTCTACAGGCTGATG ACGACTATATTGCCATTGGTGCCGACTGTGAGCACATAGCAGCCCAGATTGAAGAAT GCATATACCAAGATGTCAAGAACACCGACATGAAATACAAAAACCGAGTGAGGAGCCGCATCTCGAATCTGAAGGACTCCAAAAATCCTGAGCTGAAAAAGAACGTGCTGTGTGGGGCGATTACCCCCGAGCAGATCGCAGTGATGACCTCAGAG gaaatggcCAGTAATGAGCTGAAAGAGATCAGGAAAGCCATGACGAAAGAGGCAATCCGGGAGCATCAGATGGCCAAGACAGGAGGGACGCAGACTGACCTCTTCACCTGTGggaaatgcaagaagaaaaactgcacCTACACCCAG GTGCAGACCCGCAGCTCCGATGAGCCCATGACCACCTTCGTCGTGTGCAACGAGTGTGGGAATCGCTGGAAGGTAGCACACCAAGGATATTACTGGCACTGA